Proteins encoded within one genomic window of Triticum aestivum cultivar Chinese Spring chromosome 2D, IWGSC CS RefSeq v2.1, whole genome shotgun sequence:
- the LOC123052076 gene encoding uncharacterized protein isoform X1: MAVEVDGTRKRGAAAFLDDPFEVLQAKRGRCSPSATAASVADLGINMEFDPVKAVQSVFPGADPQLLRGYLEASGNVLDAAIRSFRDYLASDSATTNAGASSSGAPFVQFASCPTGLNGRN, translated from the exons atggcggtggaggtcgACGGCACCCGGAAGCGCGGGGCGGCGGCCTTCCTGGACGACCCCTTCGAGGTGCTGCAGGCGAAGCGGGGCCGGTGCTCACCGTCCGCCACCGCGGCCTCGGTCGCCGACCTCGGCATCAACATGGAGTTCGACCCCGTCAAGGCGGTCCAGTCCGTCTTCCCCGGCGCCGATCCGCAG CTTCTGCGGGGCTATCTCGAAGCGTCGGGAAATGTCTTGGATGCTGCCATCAGAAGCTTCAGGGATTATTTGGCATCGGATTCAGCAACGACCAATGCTGGTGCCTCCTCATCTGGAG CACCATTCGTACAATTTGCATCTTGTCCAACAGGACTGAATGGGCGGAACTAA
- the LOC123052076 gene encoding uncharacterized protein isoform X2, giving the protein MAVEVDGTRKRGAAAFLDDPFEVLQAKRGRCSPSATAASVADLGINMEFDPVKAVQSVFPGADPQLLRGYLEASGNVLDAAIRSFRDYLASDSATTNAGASSSGGLNGRN; this is encoded by the exons atggcggtggaggtcgACGGCACCCGGAAGCGCGGGGCGGCGGCCTTCCTGGACGACCCCTTCGAGGTGCTGCAGGCGAAGCGGGGCCGGTGCTCACCGTCCGCCACCGCGGCCTCGGTCGCCGACCTCGGCATCAACATGGAGTTCGACCCCGTCAAGGCGGTCCAGTCCGTCTTCCCCGGCGCCGATCCGCAG CTTCTGCGGGGCTATCTCGAAGCGTCGGGAAATGTCTTGGATGCTGCCATCAGAAGCTTCAGGGATTATTTGGCATCGGATTCAGCAACGACCAATGCTGGTGCCTCCTCATCTGGAG GACTGAATGGGCGGAACTAA